One Pectobacterium cacticida genomic window, TTCATCTCTCGCAGCCTAACACGGCAACCAAAGTGGCCCGGATACCCTGGTGAGTCTTTCCTTCTATGAGCTCGGTTGTGCTGCCAATACAGGTCGGCTATTCGCTGGGCAATATAGTAATAACGTAGCTGTTGAGCCTGTCCGTAATTCTGTGTAACTGCCACCGTATTAAAGGTGATCGCTCAGGCGGTCACCGAACTCGATAATAAAACGGCTCATCGCCAGCCGCCAGTTCTGTATCGGCATGCTCCATTTTTTCGAGGCCGACTCGATCGCCAGATAAATCACTTTCCGTACCGAATCGTCTGTTGGGAACACTTTGCGTTTCTTTATCGCCTGACGAATGACGCTGTTCAACGATTCGATGGCATTCGTGGTGTAGATGGCCTTACGGATATCGGGCGGGTAGCCAAAGAATGTATTGAGATTTTCCCAGTGCGTGCGCCAACTCTTGCTGATTTGCGGGTATTTTTCATCCCAGACGCCAGAAAACTTGTCCAGCGCCATCAGCGCCGCTTCCTCTGTCGGGGCCTGATACACGGCTTTCAACCCGCTGGTGACTGCTTTGTAATCCTTCCATGAGACGTATTTCAGGCTGTTGCGCACCATGTGGATAATGCATAACTGAATATGGGTCTGCGGATAGACGCTGTTGATGGCTTCCGGGAAGCCCTTCAGACCGTCCACGCAGGCAATGAGAATGTCCTGAAGCCCCCGGTTCTTAAGCTCTGTCAGCACGTTCAACCAGAACTTCGCCCCTTCATTTTCCGCCAGCCACATGCCCAGCAGTTCTTTCTGGCCGTCGGTGTTGATGCCCAGCGCAAGGAACACCGATTTATTGATGACACTGCCGCCATGACGAACTTTCACCACAATACAGTCAAGATAAACAATGGGATACAGTGAGTCTAACGGACGGTTTTGCCATTCAGTGACTTGCTCTTTAACGGCGTCGGTCACTTTAGATATCAGCGCAGGAGAGACATCGGCATCGTACATTTCTTTGAACGTGGCGACGATTTCCCGCGTGGTCATGCCCTTGGCATAGAGGGATAAAATCTGGCTGTCCATCTGCGTGATGCGAGTCTGATTTTTCTTTATTAACTGCGGTTCAAAGGTGCTTTCACGGTCACGTGGCGTGTTGATTTCAAGCTCGCCGTCATCGCACAGCAGGGTTTTAGATGAATAGCCGTTGCGGGTATTCGAGCCTGATTTTGGGGCATTTTTCTCGTGCCCGAGGTGCTCGGTTAACTCAGCATTGAGTGCTGTTTCGACGGTAAGCTTTGTCAGCATACGAGAAAACGCATTCAGGTCAGCTTCGGTTTTAAGGCCTTTAGCCAGTTCAGCAGCGAGTGCTTTGAGTTTCTTTTCGTCCATAATTAGCCTGTCTCTGTTGTTGAATTGAACATATCAAAAACAGGCAGATACACAATTTAAATTACAGTCTCTAGCTGTTCCAGCTTGGTAGATTTATGTATGTAACGTAGATACATTTCTGACGTTGAAAGTGCATAAATTGTGGCTTCGCCATGATCTATCTGTTTGTTTTCGCTTTTTAAAAAAGTGTTCCACGCTGTTATTTGCTTATCCAAGGTTGTAAACGGGGTTGAATTGTCACTCATGATTTGGTCCTCTGTACGTTGAATACAGGGTCAGTCTATTGTCTCATGATCTAATTCATCGCCTGCCTTCGTGCCCTTTTGGGGCACACGGGTCTTTTGTTGTGACGCCTTAGCCAAAAGACCCTACCAATTCCTTTCCAATAACTATCTGATGGGGGACCTTGGACGATTTATTCCATACAAGCTTTATCGCCAATAAAAGACCTGAGCTAAACGATTCCATTTTTAATGGGGGACATGGCTTTAAGAGTTGTAAATCGCCAGGTCTCTAAACTTTCACATGTGAAATTTTCTCTGGTTATTCACTGGCGCATAAATTGATACGATAATGTCGGCCAACTCATCAATGGCTTAGATTTTTGCTCTTCAGTGGCTGTTTTTAATCTACATGTTGAATAAATTTAATTAAATATCAGCATCTTGAGATTTATTATTGAAGTTCCAAAAAAGGGCAGTTCCAGCGGTCTGTTTAGTTAGCCTTTTTCGAGATGATTACTCCTGCAAGTTAGATAATAAACAGGAGTCATCAAGATGGGTAATAACCAACCTAAACAAGAAGAACGGTTACTGACTTATGCTGAAGTGTGTGACGTTTTGCAAACGTCACAAGCAACACTTCGCCGTTACGTGCGCGATGGACGTTTTCCTCCTCCAATAAAACCCAATCCCAATGGTCGTACTGTTCGCTTTCGGTACAGCGACATCACAGCTTGGTTGAGTGATTTGTGATAGGGGTTAGTGATGCAATATAAGTTGCAGGATGATGGGCTCTATTGCTTGCCCTCTGATCGGTGGTTGCGAATAGGTGGTTGGATTCAGGTGTTGGCTCGCACTCGTTTAACTGACAAACGACATGGGCATGGAGCGCTGCTGGAATGGCAAAATTTTGATGGGGTTAGGTTACGTGAAGTTGTGTATGCCAGAGACCTGAATAGTGATAATGCACGTCAGATCAGGGATATGCTGGTCGATACTGGGTATCCCTTAACTCCTGGCCAGTCAAGTTGGAGTAGGCTTCAACATTATCTAATAGAGCAGATGGCTCTTGCTGCTCCAGCGACAGTGGTTAATCGAACCGGCTGGCATGGTTCAGTGTTTGCAACTAGTAACTGGACTATCGGTTCAGCTGACGAACCGCACCATTTCGTAGGTCAGCTATCTGGTTCTACAACGTTAGAGGAATCCGGAAGTCTCAGCGATTGGCAGACTTATGTCGGTCAGCTATGCCGAGGCAATCCGTTAGCAATATTTAGTATTGGAACGGCGCTTGCTGCCCCACTAATCGCATCTTCTGGTATGGAAAATGGTGCCATTCATCTGGTTGGGGCATCGTCGACTGGGAAAACGACCTTGTTGCAATTGGCGGCCAGTGTCTATGGGAGCAACCGATATGTCCGCAGTTGGATTTCAACCAGTAACGGGCTAGCGGCTGTCTCTTCAGAGCACAATGACATGTTGTTGCCGTTGGACGAAATCGGAATGGCACGCCCGGAAGACATCGATACAGCCATTTATCAGATAATGAACGGCTCTGGGAAGCTACGCGCCAACGTTTCCGGCGAGCTGGCCATGACTTCTCATTGGCGAACGCTGGTGTTAAGTAGTGGAGAAGTCTGGATTGCAGAGCTACTTCAGCAGATAGGTAAACCGTTACGCGCTGGTCAGCAGATACGCCTGGTGGAGCTCCCTGTGTTTGGGACCTACGGTGCGTTCGACGAATTGCATGGTCACAAGCATTCTCAGCAATTTGTGGACGAGCTTAAATCGTCTTGTCAGCACTACCACGGCACCGTAATTCGCGAGTGGATTTCGTTACTGACTGAGCGTCATGACGAGCTGAATAGCTACCTGAGTCACGAAATTGGTCGCCTAAGCGGTATTTGGATAAGTGACCAGATGGCATCGCAGGTGCAACGGGTCATCAGGCGGTTTGCTCTCATCGGGGCGGCACTTTGTCTCGGTAGTAGGAATTTTATCCTCCCTTGGAGTGAAGAAGAGTCCTTGGCAGCCGTCCACCGAACCTTGAAGGCTTGGCTGGACAATCGAGGCCACTCCAGAAATTCCGAGGAATTTCGGCTTCTCAAAGCGCTGGAACGAGCAATGAAAGTCTGGGAGCGCAGTCTCAGTGATATTGAACAAGCGATAGGTCATGGGGGAGCTGGTTTTCGACGCTCGCATGAGGGATGTGAGTTGTGGCTGATCTATAAATCGCACTTCCTGAAGCGGCTCGGACTGCCGACCCATTACATGAGGGAAGTGGAGGTGCTGTTACAACGCAATTGCTTGGTAACGAATGAGCGCTCTAGGGGAACCTATAAGACGCGGATTAATGGTGAGTTTCAACGTTTTTTTGCGCTCAAACCTGACCAAGTTAGGCGCCACCTTGAAGATTTAGAGAGGGTTGAACATGACGACTAGCTCAGTGTTCCCAGTTTCCCACATTTCCCTGTTCGATTTTGAGGTAAAGGAGTATCAACATGACTGAAAAAGAGATGCTTCAGCGCATGCTGATGGATATGTCATTGCTTAAAAAACTGATTACCTATCATATCAAAAACGAGCAACGTCCTGACACAACAAAGGAAATCCTGACAGTTGAGGAATGTGCTGAGCTGACAGGGTTAAAGAAAAGCACTTTGTACCGGTTGACTCACGAACGCAAGATCCCATTTTTCAAACCTAATGGCAATCGGGTGTTCTTCAGGCGAGCCGATATCTTGGCCTGGTTGCAGAGTAATCGTGTGGCGTCTTCTGATGAGATTGATAAAGCCGCTGCTGATCATCTAGTGGCTAACCGAAAATTGTATGGCCGGAGATATTAGGTTGAGGTTTAACCTTTTGAAAATAAATAGGAATGGTTGGATGTGTTACATGTCACGTTCTTTAACTGTGACATGTAACGGTTACTCGTCGAATTGACAGTTCAAGCTTTAATGACTAAGTCTTAATGTGCGTGCGAATGCGCTTTTAAAAACACATCATTAGCTAGGGACGGTCAATATGTCTGTAAAACATACTCCAACAGGTGTTGTACACAGCGGTGCTAAAGGCGGCACCACTGGCTGCGGCACTGATACGAAGAAAAATGCTGATCACTGGGTTAATTCCCACGAGAAAATCACATGCGATAAGAACGGCTGTAAAAACTAACGATCTTATGTGGTTGATTTGGAGGGCACTGTCGAGGTGCCCTTTTCTTTATAAAGATGTCGTCGTTTGGTCGTTATAATGCTCTTAGTCTGATGACTCATCGAAGATATCTGGAAAGGTCCGCATGGCCTCTGTGCGCCGGGTTTCCAGAATATCTGCGTAGATTTCTGTCGTTCTGAGTTCGCTGTGGCCAAGCAATCTGGAAAGAGAATAGATGTCCAGGCCTCGGGCCAGTTGGTTTACTGCAAAGGTGTGGCGGCCAGCATGAAAGGTCACGTGTTTGGTTATCCCGGCACGTATAGCCCACTGTACTAGCGCGACGTTGCTATAGCTGTCGTAACGTAAGCCCTTAAAAACCCGTTCTGTCGGTTTTCCCCTGTTTTCCAAGTTGAGCAAACGTACTGCTGAATCCGGTAAGTCGAGATATTGCAGGCCATTACCCGAGTTTTTGAGCTTTATCTGGGAAAAGATTATTCGGTAGTGGCCTTGGGCAAACAGTTCAATTTCACTCCATACCAGTTTATGTATGTCTGACCAGCGTAGCCCCGTAGTGCAGGAGAACAGAAATGCTCTTCGTAGAACATCGTAACGGCATTCAGCCTTGGTAAGGGCCTTTACCTCATCCAGAGTGAGGTAAGTACGCTGTGTTCTCTCTGCTTTGATGGATTTGACTTGTTCAACAGGGTTATCTGTGATGATTCGATCTCGTTGCGCTTGGTTGAGTGCTGCCCGGATTTTATTGAAGTAGCTACAGGCGGTATTCCTGGATAGGCAGGTATCTGATTTTGTTATTGCCTCATGCTGTAGGTACTGGCGGAACCCTTCCAAGAAGTATTTATCTACCTGTTCAAAAGTGAGTTCTGCGTGGCGGTGATAACGGTGGAGATGGATGCCCGCAGAAACCCAAATTGAGTAATTGGATTTACTACCGGATGCTTTACTTGCTGTTACTTGATCGAAGTAGTCAAAGAAGCTGGCATTGAGTTTAGTGCGATCATCTAAGCCGTGTTTGGCTGATTCCATTTCCAGTAGACGCTTGGCTCGAATGGCCTCAGCTTTTTGCAATGTGGTTTTGTTGTGCTCGCGCTCAACTGCGTTTTTGGGCTTGGCGTAGAGGAACAGATTTAACGTCTCGTATGAGCGTTTTTGAGCTCTTGAGCCGTCTTCCGAGGTCTTTGATCCATAATAGTAAACAAGCCTGATAGCTCGCAGGCCATTTTTATCTGGATCTCGTTTATGTATGCTGATTTTCATAGGTTTTTCTCATCTTGTGCGCCATATGTGCGCCAGAATTTATCTGTGGCGCACACGTGGCGCAAGAATCGACAAAACCCTTCAAATCACTTCCCACCCAATAAAACAAAATTATTTTAAAATCATAATGTTGTTTTGATTTGGTTTGATGCGTTTTACTATTTTACTTCCCGATACAGAAACTCGAAAAGATACGGCCGAGTAGGTCGTCAGAGGTGAATTCCCCCGTGATTTCACTCAGAGACAGTTGCGCCAGGCGCAGTTCTTCCGCCAGTAGTTCACCGGCATAGGCGCTCACGAGTTGCTCTTTGCCCTGAATCAGATGCTGTGCGGCCTGTTCCAGTGCTTGTAAATGGCGACGCCGCGCCAGAAACCCGCCTTCGGTGTTGCTGGTAAATCCCATGCTTTGTTTTAGGTGGTCGCGAAGTGTGTCCACACCTTCGCCCGTGCGGGCAGATAGACGGATAAGTGAGTAAGCGTTCACACTCTCGATGCCGAGCGTTTCGCCTGTGATGTCAGCTTTGTTACGCACTACGGTAATTGGCAGGGTTTTGGGCAGTCGCGCCATAAATTCTGGCCAGATCTGCTCAGGCTCAGTCGCCTGTGTCGTCGTACCATCAACCATGAACAGTACGCGATCGGCCTGTTCAATTTCTTGCCAGGCACGCTCAATACCAATGCGTTCGACTTCGTCGCTGGCATCGCGTAGCCCGGCGGTATCGATAATATGCAACGGCATACCGTCAATATGAATGTGTTCACGTAATACGTCGCGCGTGGTGCCCGCAATATCCGTGACAATCGCTGCGTCACGGCCGGCTAATGCATTGAGTAGGCTGGATTTACCCGCATTTGGACGACCCGCGATCACCACCTTCATTCCTTCCCGTAATAGGCTCCCTTGATGCGCTTCGGCTCGGACGGCCTCTAAATCCGTCATCACGCTGTCTAGCTGTGCTTCAATTTTGCCATCAGAGAGAAAGTCGATCTCTTCATCGGGAAAGTCGATGGCAGCCTCGACGTAGATTCGCAGGTGAGTAAGTGCTTCCACCAACTGATTTATACGGCTGGAAAAAACACCTTGCAGAGAGTTTAACGCCGATCGCGCAGCCTGTTCCGAACTGGCGTCAATCAGGTCGGCAATCGCTTCCGCTTGCGCGAGATCGAGTTTGTCATTCAGAAACGCGCGCTCAGAGAATTCACCGGGGCGCGCAATGCGCACGTTGGGCAGCGTTAGAATACGTTGCAGCAGCAAATCAAGAATAACCGGGCCGCCGTGGCCCTGAAGCTCCAGCACATCTTCACCGGTAAAGGAGTTCGGGCCGGGGAACCAGAGGGCGATGCCTTGGTCGAGCGTGCTGCCGTTGGTATCACGAAATGGCAGGTAATCGGCATGACGCGGTTTGGGGAGCTTACCCAGAACGGCATGTGCCACTTCGGCGGCGGCTTGCCCTGAAACCCGCAAAATACCCACGCCACCGCGTCCCGGTGGCGTGGCTTGGGCGACGATGGTGTCGGTATGGCTCATGATATTCTCTCTGCGTTGGTGCCTGTCTGTCAGGCTATTTTACGTATTGTTGGGTGATAAAACAGCGTATAAAAAAATAAGGCGGTCAATGACCGCCTTACGCTTTCTATCGGTTAGCCATCAACCGGATTATTTTTTCTCGCGGCTATGCAAACCACGTTTTTCCAGACCGCGATAGATCAGTTGCTGCTGGAGAATGGTAACCAGGTTACTGACGATATAGTACAGCACCAGACCTGACGGGAACCACAAGAAGAAGACGGTAAAAATGACCGGCATGTAGGTCATAATCTTCTGCTGCATCGGATCCGTTACGGTGGTTGGTGACATCTTCTGGATGAAGAACATCGTCACGCCCATCAGGATCGGCAGAATGTAGTAAGGGTCTTGCGCAGATAGGTCATGAATCCACAACGCAAATGGCGCAT contains:
- the mobI gene encoding conjugative transfer protein MobI(A/C), which translates into the protein MAVTQNYGQAQQLRYYYIAQRIADLYWQHNRAHRRKDSPGYPGHFGCRVRLREMKLEIFWVYNEFKCISRDLI
- a CDS encoding IS256 family transposase, which produces MDEKKLKALAAELAKGLKTEADLNAFSRMLTKLTVETALNAELTEHLGHEKNAPKSGSNTRNGYSSKTLLCDDGELEINTPRDRESTFEPQLIKKNQTRITQMDSQILSLYAKGMTTREIVATFKEMYDADVSPALISKVTDAVKEQVTEWQNRPLDSLYPIVYLDCIVVKVRHGGSVINKSVFLALGINTDGQKELLGMWLAENEGAKFWLNVLTELKNRGLQDILIACVDGLKGFPEAINSVYPQTHIQLCIIHMVRNSLKYVSWKDYKAVTSGLKAVYQAPTEEAALMALDKFSGVWDEKYPQISKSWRTHWENLNTFFGYPPDIRKAIYTTNAIESLNSVIRQAIKKRKVFPTDDSVRKVIYLAIESASKKWSMPIQNWRLAMSRFIIEFGDRLSDHL
- a CDS encoding helix-turn-helix transcriptional regulator, encoding MGNNQPKQEERLLTYAEVCDVLQTSQATLRRYVRDGRFPPPIKPNPNGRTVRFRYSDITAWLSDL
- a CDS encoding DUF927 domain-containing protein gives rise to the protein MQYKLQDDGLYCLPSDRWLRIGGWIQVLARTRLTDKRHGHGALLEWQNFDGVRLREVVYARDLNSDNARQIRDMLVDTGYPLTPGQSSWSRLQHYLIEQMALAAPATVVNRTGWHGSVFATSNWTIGSADEPHHFVGQLSGSTTLEESGSLSDWQTYVGQLCRGNPLAIFSIGTALAAPLIASSGMENGAIHLVGASSTGKTTLLQLAASVYGSNRYVRSWISTSNGLAAVSSEHNDMLLPLDEIGMARPEDIDTAIYQIMNGSGKLRANVSGELAMTSHWRTLVLSSGEVWIAELLQQIGKPLRAGQQIRLVELPVFGTYGAFDELHGHKHSQQFVDELKSSCQHYHGTVIREWISLLTERHDELNSYLSHEIGRLSGIWISDQMASQVQRVIRRFALIGAALCLGSRNFILPWSEEESLAAVHRTLKAWLDNRGHSRNSEEFRLLKALERAMKVWERSLSDIEQAIGHGGAGFRRSHEGCELWLIYKSHFLKRLGLPTHYMREVEVLLQRNCLVTNERSRGTYKTRINGEFQRFFALKPDQVRRHLEDLERVEHDD
- a CDS encoding helix-turn-helix transcriptional regulator; the protein is MTEKEMLQRMLMDMSLLKKLITYHIKNEQRPDTTKEILTVEECAELTGLKKSTLYRLTHERKIPFFKPNGNRVFFRRADILAWLQSNRVASSDEIDKAAADHLVANRKLYGRRY
- a CDS encoding site-specific integrase; translated protein: MKISIHKRDPDKNGLRAIRLVYYYGSKTSEDGSRAQKRSYETLNLFLYAKPKNAVEREHNKTTLQKAEAIRAKRLLEMESAKHGLDDRTKLNASFFDYFDQVTASKASGSKSNYSIWVSAGIHLHRYHRHAELTFEQVDKYFLEGFRQYLQHEAITKSDTCLSRNTACSYFNKIRAALNQAQRDRIITDNPVEQVKSIKAERTQRTYLTLDEVKALTKAECRYDVLRRAFLFSCTTGLRWSDIHKLVWSEIELFAQGHYRIIFSQIKLKNSGNGLQYLDLPDSAVRLLNLENRGKPTERVFKGLRYDSYSNVALVQWAIRAGITKHVTFHAGRHTFAVNQLARGLDIYSLSRLLGHSELRTTEIYADILETRRTEAMRTFPDIFDESSD
- the mnmE gene encoding tRNA uridine-5-carboxymethylaminomethyl(34) synthesis GTPase MnmE → MSHTDTIVAQATPPGRGGVGILRVSGQAAAEVAHAVLGKLPKPRHADYLPFRDTNGSTLDQGIALWFPGPNSFTGEDVLELQGHGGPVILDLLLQRILTLPNVRIARPGEFSERAFLNDKLDLAQAEAIADLIDASSEQAARSALNSLQGVFSSRINQLVEALTHLRIYVEAAIDFPDEEIDFLSDGKIEAQLDSVMTDLEAVRAEAHQGSLLREGMKVVIAGRPNAGKSSLLNALAGRDAAIVTDIAGTTRDVLREHIHIDGMPLHIIDTAGLRDASDEVERIGIERAWQEIEQADRVLFMVDGTTTQATEPEQIWPEFMARLPKTLPITVVRNKADITGETLGIESVNAYSLIRLSARTGEGVDTLRDHLKQSMGFTSNTEGGFLARRRHLQALEQAAQHLIQGKEQLVSAYAGELLAEELRLAQLSLSEITGEFTSDDLLGRIFSSFCIGK